One stretch of Hyalangium minutum DNA includes these proteins:
- a CDS encoding CARDB domain-containing protein, with protein EGAYYLGAYVDPPNGTAELLENNNAKTGARIGIGYKPDFVVSSVTGPVSATPGQQLTATVVVCNQGTQAGGAPVEVYLSADTTITPNGPTGPSPDFFVGYAGTQYLSPGQCQTLTVQGPASVPSEGTYYLGAYVDPPNGTVELLEDNNAKTSAQLGIGYKPDFVVSSVTGPVSATLGQQLTATVVVCNQGTRAGGAPVEVYLSTDTTITPNGPTGPSPDSFVGYAGTPYLNPGQCQTLTVQGPASVPSEGAYYLG; from the coding sequence GAGGGTGCTTACTACTTGGGTGCGTACGTGGATCCGCCCAACGGCACGGCCGAGCTGCTCGAGAACAACAACGCCAAGACGGGCGCGCGCATCGGCATCGGCTACAAGCCGGACTTCGTCGTGTCGTCGGTGACGGGGCCTGTGAGCGCCACTCCTGGTCAGCAGCTCACGGCGACGGTGGTGGTATGCAACCAAGGCACGCAGGCAGGCGGCGCGCCTGTCGAGGTGTACCTGTCGGCGGACACCACCATCACGCCGAATGGTCCCACAGGGCCTTCGCCGGACTTCTTCGTGGGCTACGCCGGCACGCAGTATCTGAGCCCGGGGCAGTGCCAGACGCTGACGGTGCAGGGCCCGGCCTCGGTGCCTTCAGAGGGTACCTACTACCTGGGCGCCTATGTGGATCCGCCCAACGGCACGGTCGAGCTGCTCGAGGACAACAACGCCAAGACGAGCGCGCAGCTGGGTATCGGCTACAAGCCGGACTTCGTGGTGTCGTCGGTGACGGGGCCGGTGAGCGCCACGCTTGGGCAGCAGCTCACGGCGACGGTGGTGGTATGCAACCAGGGCACGCGGGCAGGCGGCGCGCCCGTCGAGGTGTACCTGTCGACGGACACCACCATCACGCCGAATGGTCCCACAGGGCCTTCGCCGGACTCCTTTGTGGGCTACGCCGGCACGCCGTATTTGAACCCGGGGCAGTGCCAGACGCTGACGGTGCAGGGCCCGGCCTCGGTGCCCTCCGAGGGTGCTTACTACTTGGGT